The Streptomyces sp. NL15-2K genome contains a region encoding:
- a CDS encoding SAVMC3_10250 family protein produces MREIVYLSDSKLRQFVPEPRRAARMGALRLTTPLGGVDMDTPAVDSEQSQLRHLREVHKHVALLADWYTEPQLRPGQWVQFEAPLRCVTFSDTHQNLVLFVEPAREGGTDGRCRLLMHGSVQHLRGWNAMPIEGLAPDAMNSASSLGSAFIARAGQVVDALIRHRDTMATDQISRPTAARLHGQDVQELLHALDDADDSIDTSAVMTGYARVTGLIPHTYATSRCVVASPLVVEYTVGDLELADN; encoded by the coding sequence TTGCGCGAGATCGTCTACTTGTCGGACAGCAAACTGCGACAGTTCGTCCCTGAGCCGCGGCGTGCCGCGCGCATGGGTGCGCTTCGCCTGACCACGCCTTTAGGCGGCGTCGACATGGACACGCCAGCTGTGGATAGCGAGCAAAGTCAACTGCGGCACCTACGTGAGGTGCACAAGCACGTTGCGCTTCTTGCAGACTGGTACACGGAGCCTCAGCTACGACCTGGCCAGTGGGTGCAATTCGAAGCGCCGCTTCGCTGCGTGACGTTCAGCGACACCCACCAGAATCTCGTCCTGTTCGTAGAGCCGGCACGTGAAGGTGGCACCGACGGGCGCTGCCGTCTGTTGATGCATGGGTCGGTCCAGCATCTACGCGGCTGGAATGCGATGCCGATCGAAGGACTCGCGCCGGACGCGATGAACTCGGCCTCCAGCTTGGGCAGCGCTTTCATCGCAAGGGCCGGGCAGGTCGTCGACGCACTCATCAGGCACCGTGACACAATGGCGACCGATCAGATCTCACGCCCGACAGCAGCACGCCTGCATGGCCAAGACGTGCAGGAGCTGCTGCACGCACTGGATGACGCGGACGACAGCATCGACACTTCCGCTGTGATGACCGGGTATGCGCGGGTCACTGGGCTCATCCCTCACACCTATGCCACTTCTCGGTGCGTAGTGGCGAGCCCGCTCGTCGTTGAGTACACGGTGGGCGACTTGGAGCTCGCGGACAATTAA
- a CDS encoding AAA domain-containing protein, with the protein MGWREEITAALGEWIALEGGAGRRARWQRIGRAARTGESGQYAVDLRGTDIGPDQLDSLRLAGPHDRAIEKDGFSVSETVQNGSLLTLRVAEFADITDAHLWMLKQPPTFLIEALRDGIAQLGEHPLAAALAARSIGGAPGAEPDPPGFHPAQADAYRACLGEGVHLVWGPPGTGKTTVLKRAIGDLIARGERVLLVSATNVAVDNALLGVVREKRHSPGEIVRVGPPHLKEVAEDPSVSLPLMLRTRLAQTAQRRSAVEAELVDIRDRAGQLAAMDAALAGFDAAGYFAALQLLRTPGQDLASALARSDAADDRYAQAARDMAETAEAAKVASDRAAAAEPSREVWREVDRLCDESARVRQAAEHRAADALLAAEECRPLRNQVKQWEAKGSVARWRAREKLVALQEQLADAEEQAEAARQQSVDAHHTAAARISALDAKITELSDSVPLSREQIRHLDREAHATRAATERAHRLCTSAEQEKNQATAAAVAAQQAQTLTEQAAKKDWPTLHDRAERLRPLVAAESARKPQLEQQYQNTQEEYERLARNAQGEIIKSAKLVATTLARFRSNRAVFEGPYDVVLVDEAGAAALPEVLLATGKASRAAVLLGDFMQLGPVIPSGLKEQERDDIKNWLLPDVFQHCGIFEPADAQAHPACVTLTEQHRFGPALMKLANGLAYGGMLRGGSQTLAERPDSDPEIVLIDTDGLHELARAHLTGSRKGWWPAGSLLARALVELHREQGEEAGIVTPYGVQAEATLEALRDVEGSGGRPLAEVGTAHRFQGREFDVVIFDTVEGNADSRELWMALAHRQPGADEWRRNGVRLFNVAVTRVRTRLYVIASGQRVSGARPGTALAELDALVGTHGVRVLPAKHLITPPHTPPAHRGEFGIALAEVLSRHVEVTDIDDERDFYITFTTEIRQAKQSLWLWAPWVANRIRALLPELKAAADRGVRITVFIRDDTDQLQRRETSQALIADLRTVAQTVVPIHVMHQKIAVIDEHTVMLGSLNALSQSNTREVMLTMHGGYFARKLLAHEHAETFARPPKCGRCKGAEIEIRRWKNAWVWRCYAAACKTSSPGSSKAWTRDIRL; encoded by the coding sequence GTGGGGTGGCGTGAGGAGATCACGGCGGCACTCGGCGAATGGATCGCCTTGGAAGGAGGCGCAGGGAGAAGAGCGCGCTGGCAGCGGATCGGGCGAGCGGCCCGGACCGGTGAATCCGGCCAGTACGCGGTGGACTTGCGCGGCACTGACATCGGGCCGGACCAGTTGGACAGCCTGCGGCTGGCCGGGCCCCACGACAGGGCCATCGAGAAGGACGGCTTCAGCGTCTCCGAGACGGTGCAGAACGGGTCCCTGCTCACCTTGCGTGTGGCCGAGTTCGCCGACATCACCGACGCCCACCTGTGGATGCTGAAGCAGCCGCCCACCTTCCTCATCGAGGCCCTGCGCGACGGCATCGCCCAACTGGGCGAACACCCGCTGGCCGCGGCCCTGGCAGCCCGCAGTATCGGCGGGGCTCCGGGAGCGGAGCCGGACCCTCCTGGATTCCACCCGGCCCAGGCAGACGCCTACCGGGCGTGCCTGGGTGAAGGGGTTCATCTGGTGTGGGGGCCGCCGGGGACCGGTAAGACCACGGTCCTCAAACGCGCCATCGGTGACCTGATCGCGCGGGGCGAGCGGGTGCTGCTGGTCTCTGCGACCAATGTCGCTGTGGATAACGCCCTGCTCGGGGTGGTGCGGGAGAAGCGCCACAGTCCGGGTGAGATCGTCCGTGTGGGCCCGCCGCATCTTAAAGAGGTGGCGGAAGACCCTTCGGTGTCGCTGCCGCTCATGCTCCGAACCCGATTAGCGCAGACGGCTCAGCGCCGTAGCGCCGTGGAAGCTGAACTGGTCGACATCCGCGACCGCGCCGGTCAACTTGCCGCCATGGACGCTGCACTCGCCGGGTTCGACGCGGCCGGATACTTCGCTGCACTGCAACTGCTGCGCACGCCCGGTCAGGACCTGGCCTCCGCACTGGCCCGCAGCGACGCGGCCGACGACCGGTACGCGCAGGCCGCTCGCGACATGGCCGAAACTGCGGAGGCGGCGAAGGTGGCGTCGGACCGGGCTGCCGCAGCAGAGCCCTCGCGCGAGGTATGGCGCGAGGTGGACCGGCTCTGCGACGAGTCGGCCAGGGTCCGGCAGGCTGCAGAACACCGAGCAGCTGATGCGTTGCTGGCCGCTGAGGAGTGCCGACCCCTGCGGAATCAGGTGAAGCAGTGGGAGGCGAAAGGGTCGGTGGCCCGCTGGCGTGCGCGCGAGAAGCTGGTCGCGCTCCAGGAGCAACTGGCTGACGCCGAAGAGCAGGCGGAGGCAGCGCGTCAGCAGTCCGTGGACGCGCACCATACCGCCGCCGCCCGGATCTCTGCACTCGATGCCAAAATCACGGAGCTGTCCGACTCCGTCCCGCTCAGCCGGGAACAGATCCGGCACCTCGACAGAGAGGCCCACGCCACACGGGCGGCAACAGAGCGGGCACACAGACTGTGTACCTCGGCCGAGCAGGAAAAGAACCAGGCCACTGCGGCGGCTGTCGCAGCGCAACAGGCCCAGACGCTGACCGAACAGGCCGCGAAGAAGGACTGGCCGACCCTGCACGACCGGGCCGAACGCCTCCGTCCACTTGTGGCCGCCGAAAGCGCCCGTAAGCCGCAGCTGGAGCAGCAGTACCAGAACACCCAGGAGGAATACGAGCGGCTGGCCCGCAACGCCCAGGGCGAGATCATCAAGAGCGCCAAGCTGGTCGCCACCACACTGGCCCGGTTCCGTTCCAACCGGGCAGTTTTCGAAGGCCCTTACGACGTGGTCTTGGTCGATGAGGCCGGTGCAGCCGCTCTGCCCGAGGTGCTCCTGGCCACCGGCAAAGCCAGTAGAGCTGCCGTCCTGCTCGGCGATTTCATGCAGCTCGGCCCAGTCATCCCGAGCGGGCTCAAGGAGCAGGAACGCGACGACATCAAAAACTGGCTGCTCCCCGACGTCTTTCAGCACTGCGGCATCTTCGAACCCGCGGATGCCCAGGCACACCCGGCCTGCGTCACCTTGACCGAACAGCATCGCTTCGGCCCAGCCCTGATGAAACTGGCCAACGGTCTCGCCTACGGGGGAATGCTGCGCGGCGGCTCCCAGACGCTTGCGGAGCGGCCCGACAGCGATCCCGAGATCGTGCTGATCGACACCGACGGCCTGCACGAGCTGGCCCGAGCCCACTTGACCGGCAGCCGGAAAGGCTGGTGGCCGGCCGGCTCTCTCCTCGCGCGGGCTCTGGTGGAACTGCACCGCGAGCAGGGCGAAGAAGCAGGAATCGTCACCCCGTACGGGGTCCAGGCCGAAGCCACCTTGGAAGCACTACGAGATGTCGAAGGCTCCGGTGGCCGTCCGCTGGCCGAAGTTGGAACGGCACACAGGTTTCAGGGCCGGGAGTTCGACGTCGTCATCTTCGACACCGTGGAAGGCAACGCGGACAGCCGCGAACTGTGGATGGCTCTCGCCCACCGCCAGCCCGGCGCTGACGAGTGGAGACGCAACGGCGTGCGCCTGTTCAACGTCGCCGTCACCCGCGTCAGAACCCGCCTCTACGTCATCGCCAGCGGGCAACGCGTCAGCGGGGCCAGGCCGGGAACAGCCCTGGCTGAACTCGACGCCCTGGTCGGCACCCACGGTGTCCGGGTACTGCCTGCCAAACACCTCATCACCCCGCCACACACGCCACCGGCCCATCGCGGGGAGTTCGGCATCGCCCTCGCCGAAGTCCTCAGCCGGCACGTCGAAGTGACCGACATCGACGACGAACGCGACTTCTACATCACCTTCACCACCGAGATCCGACAGGCAAAACAATCCCTGTGGCTCTGGGCACCATGGGTGGCCAACCGGATCCGCGCCTTGCTCCCTGAACTGAAAGCAGCGGCCGACCGCGGCGTACGCATCACCGTGTTCATCCGAGACGACACCGACCAACTCCAAAGAAGAGAGACCAGTCAGGCACTCATCGCAGACCTGCGCACCGTCGCCCAGACCGTTGTCCCCATCCATGTCATGCACCAGAAAATCGCAGTGATCGACGAACACACCGTCATGCTCGGCAGCCTCAACGCACTCTCACAAAGCAACACACGCGAAGTCATGCTAACGATGCACGGCGGCTACTTCGCCCGCAAACTACTCGCACACGAACACGCGGAGACTTTCGCCCGGCCCCCGAAGTGCGGGCGGTGTAAGGGAGCAGAGATCGAAATCCGACGCTGGAAGAACGCCTGGGTCTGGCGGTGCTACGCCGCTGCATGCAAGACCAGTTCGCCGGGCAGCTCCAAAGCCTGGACCCGCGACATCCGGCTATAG
- a CDS encoding CU044_2847 family protein → MPEYLELDLAGAAVRVAVADVGEAPPAPGLPAEFGAPSAVAVGGGRVAALAVEGLRATLRPLGPLLDEVHAAVSGAQQPPESFTVEFGVEVGKDLKLGIVSAKGKATMTVSATWRRDSHGA, encoded by the coding sequence ATGCCGGAGTACCTGGAACTCGATCTGGCCGGAGCGGCCGTCCGCGTGGCGGTCGCCGATGTCGGCGAAGCACCGCCGGCCCCGGGACTGCCTGCGGAGTTCGGCGCGCCGAGCGCCGTCGCCGTCGGCGGGGGCCGGGTCGCCGCTCTCGCCGTCGAGGGGCTGCGTGCGACACTGCGCCCGCTGGGCCCGCTCCTGGACGAGGTCCATGCGGCGGTGTCGGGGGCGCAGCAGCCGCCCGAGTCCTTCACGGTCGAGTTCGGTGTCGAGGTGGGCAAGGATCTGAAACTCGGCATCGTGAGCGCCAAGGGCAAGGCCACGATGACGGTGTCGGCGACCTGGCGGCGAGATTCGCACGGAGCGTAG